From a region of the Pecten maximus chromosome 18, xPecMax1.1, whole genome shotgun sequence genome:
- the LOC117316604 gene encoding protein usf-like, giving the protein MASTRPTFPSQNKLGSCPYVITGDISKTKKGLIVLQEWWGLNDQIQNEASMIGGKGNFVTIVPDLYRGKVAIDNEQAGHYMGDLDWLGAIDDIAGAARELKTMGCEKVGVTGFCMGGALSLAAAALVPEIQAAAPFYGISGDGLADLSKITIPLQCHFGANDAVEGFSCPKSQAKLKEKLDRGGVKYEFHSYQAGHAFTNPTSDNYNKECCDLAIGRMVEFMTKNLK; this is encoded by the exons ATGGCTTCTACAAGACCAACGTTTCCGTCACAAAACAAGCTGGGAAGTTGTCCATATGTGATAACAGGGGacatttcaaaaaccaaaaaaggACTGATTGTTCTGCAAGAATGGTGGGGACTTAACGATCAAATCCAGAACGAGGCATCGATGATTGGAGGAAAAGGAAACTTCGTCACGATTGTTCCCGATCTTTACCGAGGGAAAGTTGCCATAGACAACGAACAAGCTGGTCATTATATGGGCGATCTGGACTGGCTTGGGGCGATTGATGACATTGCGGGAGCAGCAAGGGAACTAAAGACAATGGGCTGTGAAAAG GTTGGTGTGACGGGCTTTTGCATGGGCGGAGCTTTGTCGTTGGCAGCGGCCGCTCTTGTACCAGAAATACAGGCGGCAGCTCCATTTTATGGAATCTCCGGTGATGGACTTGCAGACCTATCTAAAATCACCATTCCCCTCCAATGTCATTTCGGTGCTAATGATGCTGTGGAAGGTTTCTCCTGTCCGAAGTCCCAGGCCAAACTTAAAGAAAAGCTAGATCGTGGAGGAGTGAAATATGAATTCCATTCCTACCAAGCAGGGCACGCATTTACCAATCCAACCTCTGATAACTACAACAAGGAATGCTGCGATCTGGCCATAGGAAGGATGGTCGAATTTATGACGAAAAACTTGAAATGA